The proteins below come from a single Bremerella alba genomic window:
- a CDS encoding tetratricopeptide repeat protein — protein MSDTTALYNEGEKLRDEGKYEEAVDKFKAVLSEKPEHVLSHLALAVTYGNLNNFDDACYHAEMVCQLEPTDPFNFTALSVTYQKAYEATRDPKFIEKAEQAKHHSDSSRGGM, from the coding sequence ATGTCTGATACGACTGCCCTGTATAACGAAGGCGAAAAGCTTCGAGACGAAGGGAAATACGAAGAAGCCGTTGATAAATTCAAGGCCGTTTTGTCCGAGAAGCCTGAGCATGTCCTTTCGCATCTGGCCTTGGCGGTGACCTACGGGAATCTGAACAATTTCGACGACGCGTGCTATCACGCCGAGATGGTTTGCCAGCTAGAACCGACCGATCCGTTCAACTTTACGGCTCTGAGTGTCACCTACCAAAAGGCCTACGAGGCCACCCGCGATCCGAAGTTCATCGAGAAAGCCGAGCAGGCCAAGCACCATTCGGACAGCTCACGCGGCGGGATGTAG
- a CDS encoding TetR/AcrR family transcriptional regulator, whose amino-acid sequence MTKPASSEQEKAKPGRPPVYTEKERCQRLLRAAEEVFTTTGYGAATMEEIAKSAGMSKKTLYAKYPDKEHLFAAMVGGLWDSPWENDQPAPSEDAKAELRRRLHAMVQFIMTTRQVRLTRLLISEAERTPKLARDFHERVISKARRYLAEAVERARDEGIGPQVEDIEQMTTTLLGAALARNHLGALFDRTPKATKKQLEHQVETALRLLGY is encoded by the coding sequence ATGACGAAACCCGCATCCTCGGAACAAGAGAAGGCCAAACCTGGCCGTCCCCCTGTTTACACCGAGAAAGAACGCTGTCAGCGTCTGTTAAGGGCGGCGGAAGAGGTGTTCACCACGACAGGCTACGGCGCGGCGACCATGGAGGAAATCGCGAAATCGGCGGGGATGTCCAAGAAGACACTCTATGCCAAATATCCCGACAAGGAGCATCTGTTTGCTGCCATGGTGGGCGGCTTGTGGGATTCTCCGTGGGAGAACGACCAACCCGCACCAAGCGAAGATGCCAAGGCCGAGCTTCGAAGGCGGCTACATGCGATGGTCCAGTTCATCATGACGACGCGGCAAGTACGCCTGACGCGGCTGTTAATCTCGGAAGCCGAACGAACGCCGAAGCTGGCCCGCGATTTTCATGAACGCGTGATCTCGAAAGCCCGGCGTTACTTGGCCGAAGCGGTCGAGCGAGCCCGAGACGAAGGAATCGGCCCCCAAGTGGAAGACATCGAGCAAATGACCACGACGCTGCTGGGGGCAGCCCTGGCACGTAATCACTTGGGAGCCCTCTTCGACCGCACTCCCAAGGCAACCAAAAAACAATTGGAACACCAAGTCGAGACAGCTTTGCGGTTGTTGGGCTACTAA
- a CDS encoding SMP-30/gluconolactonase/LRE family protein: protein MRFSSLALTLLTCAAIVGTAVADDVKKTIGEIERLDPAFDQLVATDAKVEVLADGFEWSEGPVWMPKGFLLFSDIPNNRIVKFKPGQGTDVFMQPAGYTGMPKFEGREPGTNGLAISPEGHLTMCCHGDRNITQMVDGERKVLVSHFEGKRLNSPNDLVYHSNGDLYFTDPPYGLPGGLNGKDADLDYCGVYRFSKEGQLTLLTKECPRPNGIAFSPDEKTLYVADSQECHWKAFPVNDDSTLGESKMFYDAAQWKGKRPGGSDGLKVDTDGNVWATGPGGVLVFNAEGKLLGRISTGERTANCAFGPDGMLYMTADMYLCRVKTNAKGLIGSK from the coding sequence ATGCGTTTTTCCTCCCTTGCGCTGACTCTGCTAACTTGCGCGGCGATCGTTGGCACGGCTGTGGCTGATGATGTGAAGAAGACCATTGGCGAGATCGAGCGGCTCGATCCGGCGTTCGATCAGCTGGTTGCGACCGACGCTAAGGTCGAAGTGTTGGCCGATGGGTTCGAGTGGTCGGAAGGGCCTGTTTGGATGCCGAAGGGGTTTCTGCTGTTCAGCGATATTCCCAATAACCGCATCGTGAAATTCAAGCCTGGGCAGGGGACTGACGTCTTCATGCAGCCTGCCGGGTACACCGGGATGCCCAAGTTTGAAGGGCGCGAGCCGGGCACCAATGGCCTGGCGATTTCGCCGGAAGGCCACCTGACGATGTGCTGCCACGGCGATCGCAACATCACGCAGATGGTCGATGGCGAACGCAAGGTGTTGGTCTCGCACTTCGAAGGGAAGCGGCTCAACAGCCCTAACGATTTGGTGTATCACTCTAACGGCGATCTCTACTTCACCGATCCTCCGTACGGCCTGCCAGGCGGATTGAACGGAAAGGATGCCGATCTCGACTATTGCGGCGTCTATCGGTTTTCCAAAGAGGGTCAATTGACGCTGCTGACCAAAGAGTGCCCTCGACCGAACGGGATCGCTTTCTCTCCGGACGAAAAAACGCTGTATGTGGCCGACTCGCAAGAGTGCCACTGGAAAGCTTTCCCCGTGAACGACGATAGCACGCTGGGCGAAAGTAAGATGTTCTACGACGCCGCCCAGTGGAAAGGAAAACGTCCCGGCGGCAGCGATGGCCTGAAGGTCGACACCGACGGCAACGTCTGGGCAACCGGCCCTGGTGGTGTGCTGGTCTTCAATGCCGAAGGCAAGCTGCTGGGTCGAATCAGCACCGGCGAACGCACCGCCAACTGTGCGTTTGGCCCGGACGGCATGCTTTATATGACGGCCGACATGTATCTCTGCCGCGTGAAGACCAACGCGAAGGGACTGATCGGGTCGAAGTAG
- a CDS encoding RAD55 family ATPase — MPTPRQTTGIAKLDEHLGGGLIPGTLTLVIGATGIGKTQMGVHFAHAGKDTDNHNGIFFDMSTRGDSQSHVEYAERMFGWTPVEADSHKLPDLDNFFESDLTHGEMLHVFDYQGKRVSRREMDWDELGHWQKQINEKLATTIGYLYGNFTRGCRRVVIDGLEPVDVPAESIQIELFEYVYHQVLRKDPMWVARDLFRQAFRKNSEAAEKHSYASESIGCMMLQTSKEAMLEHLISRNLDEGDLISGANTVIYMGKILDGTKIRRAMYINKHRGSAATDEIIPYHIDDAGIQIDG; from the coding sequence ATGCCTACACCACGACAAACAACCGGTATTGCTAAGCTCGACGAACACCTGGGCGGTGGTCTGATTCCTGGAACGCTCACGCTGGTGATCGGCGCAACCGGGATCGGCAAAACGCAAATGGGCGTTCACTTTGCCCATGCCGGAAAGGATACCGACAACCACAACGGGATCTTCTTCGACATGAGCACGCGAGGAGACTCGCAGAGCCATGTCGAATACGCCGAGCGAATGTTCGGCTGGACGCCGGTCGAAGCTGATTCGCATAAGCTGCCTGATCTCGATAACTTCTTCGAGTCGGATCTCACCCACGGCGAGATGCTGCATGTCTTCGACTACCAAGGCAAACGCGTCTCGCGCCGCGAAATGGATTGGGACGAGTTAGGGCATTGGCAGAAGCAGATCAACGAAAAGCTGGCGACCACCATTGGCTATCTGTACGGCAACTTCACCCGGGGCTGCCGCCGAGTGGTGATCGATGGCCTGGAACCGGTTGATGTCCCGGCCGAGTCGATTCAGATTGAACTGTTCGAGTACGTCTATCACCAGGTACTGCGGAAAGATCCGATGTGGGTTGCCCGCGATCTTTTCCGTCAAGCGTTTCGTAAAAATAGCGAGGCAGCCGAGAAGCATAGCTATGCGAGCGAGTCGATTGGCTGCATGATGCTACAGACCTCGAAAGAGGCGATGCTCGAGCATCTGATCTCGCGGAACCTGGACGAAGGGGATTTGATCAGCGGCGCGAACACGGTGATCTACATGGGCAAGATTCTCGACGGCACGAAGATTCGCCGGGCCATGTATATCAACAAACACCGAGGCAGCGCCGCGACGGACGAAATCATTCCGTACCACATCGACGACGCTGGCATTCAGATTGACGGCTAG
- a CDS encoding multidrug effflux MFS transporter encodes MTSRKIHPWLIAPILGILGAVGPLAIDLYLPGMPQITAELGISEGVGQFSLMTFLAGLMIGQLFLGPVSDRIGRKPMIIAGMLLFAAASLGCAFVQNGEQLLTLRFIQGLGGSIGRVIGMAVVRDLYTGPTAAKLVGMMMLVLGLAPILGPLLGSTILLFASWRWIFVFLALFGLGCIVLVLTLMPETRLPEQRTSSHPVAAIRNYGMLLFSRQYMPYVATMALAQAGIYAYLTGSSFVFINIHGVSPTLYSVIFASNAVGLMIGAQSGPRLLGRFRAETIIRTALATYMLAAVTLLSLEMAGEMNVVLLSALLFVIIMSIGFILPLCGVMALEAHGKISGTAAAMMGACQFFFGTIAALVIGLTANGTAIPMAVTIAFASIAAGITAHWAFPKEAIEEDVDLSTDTLQPVPAESGKWQ; translated from the coding sequence ATGACTTCGCGGAAAATTCATCCTTGGCTGATCGCTCCCATCTTGGGAATCCTGGGGGCCGTTGGTCCCTTGGCCATCGATCTTTACCTGCCGGGGATGCCGCAGATCACTGCCGAGTTAGGCATCAGCGAAGGGGTCGGACAATTCAGCCTGATGACCTTTCTGGCCGGGCTGATGATCGGACAATTATTCCTTGGCCCGGTCTCCGATCGCATCGGGCGCAAGCCGATGATCATCGCCGGAATGCTGTTGTTTGCGGCCGCGTCGCTGGGCTGTGCGTTTGTCCAAAACGGCGAACAGCTGTTAACGCTGCGGTTCATTCAAGGGCTCGGGGGTTCGATCGGTCGCGTGATTGGAATGGCCGTGGTGCGCGATCTGTACACCGGACCTACCGCCGCGAAGTTGGTGGGCATGATGATGCTGGTGCTCGGCCTGGCCCCGATCTTGGGGCCTCTGTTGGGGTCGACTATTTTGCTGTTCGCTTCGTGGCGTTGGATCTTTGTATTTCTCGCGTTATTCGGCTTGGGCTGTATCGTACTCGTGCTGACGCTCATGCCAGAGACCCGCTTGCCAGAGCAGCGGACATCGAGCCACCCAGTTGCTGCGATACGCAATTACGGCATGCTCCTTTTCAGCCGACAATATATGCCGTACGTGGCCACCATGGCCCTGGCCCAGGCAGGCATCTACGCCTACCTGACCGGTTCGTCCTTCGTGTTTATTAACATCCATGGCGTCTCGCCGACGCTTTACAGTGTTATTTTTGCATCCAACGCGGTGGGCCTGATGATTGGTGCTCAGAGTGGTCCGCGGCTGCTGGGGCGTTTCCGCGCCGAGACCATCATCCGCACCGCCTTGGCTACTTATATGTTGGCGGCCGTAACGCTTCTATCGCTCGAGATGGCAGGCGAAATGAACGTGGTGCTGCTATCGGCGTTGCTGTTTGTGATCATCATGTCGATCGGTTTCATCTTGCCCCTGTGCGGCGTGATGGCCTTGGAAGCCCACGGCAAGATATCCGGTACAGCCGCCGCCATGATGGGTGCGTGTCAGTTCTTCTTCGGTACGATTGCCGCGTTGGTGATCGGCTTAACGGCCAATGGAACGGCGATCCCAATGGCCGTCACCATCGCGTTTGCCAGTATCGCCGCAGGCATCACGGCTCACTGGGCGTTTCCGAAAGAAGCTATTGAAGAAGATGTCGACCTATCGACCGACACATTGCAGCCGGTCCCAGCCGAGTCTGGCAAGTGGCAATGA
- a CDS encoding carboxypeptidase-like regulatory domain-containing protein, which translates to MQMQNTSVATLLFASTLLGFLGCSGSGGATEVVTGKVSFADGSPVSGGTIVFADTQNNSSSVGYIKEDGTYTLGTFGESDGAPKGRYKVTIIGSSDYGKSSPISSKFANQDQTPLTAEVVDGKNVIDFQVDKGR; encoded by the coding sequence ATGCAGATGCAAAATACTTCCGTAGCTACATTACTTTTCGCGTCAACACTTCTTGGTTTCCTGGGATGCAGCGGAAGTGGCGGTGCGACCGAAGTGGTTACCGGAAAGGTTAGCTTCGCCGATGGATCGCCGGTCTCAGGCGGCACCATCGTTTTCGCCGACACGCAAAACAACTCGAGTTCCGTGGGCTACATCAAAGAAGATGGAACCTATACGCTCGGTACGTTTGGCGAATCAGACGGTGCCCCGAAAGGCCGTTACAAAGTGACCATCATCGGCAGTAGCGACTACGGAAAGTCTTCTCCGATCAGCTCGAAGTTTGCCAACCAGGATCAAACTCCGCTGACGGCTGAAGTGGTCGATGGAAAGAATGTCATCGACTTTCAAGTCGACAAAGGCCGGTAG
- the lpxA gene encoding acyl-ACP--UDP-N-acetylglucosamine O-acyltransferase, with protein sequence MTQIHPSAIIHASAEIGENVTIGPFCVIEENVKVGDGCQLNSFVSIKQGTTLGANNKVHEHAVIGGPPQHLRAGTDLGDVIIGTGNVIREFTTIHRGLAPGKNTVIGDNNLLMVQAHVGHDTIIGNNTIITNNVMLGGHVVIEDRAYVSGAVAVHQFCRVGRNAMVGGQAHVVQDVAPYVTVDGCTSLVVGLNIIGLKRSGFTPEQVSDLKRAYRIIFRSNLTNREALQRVRREFPLSPALHFAEFLAESERGFIQARSRGRGVDVSRPQLRVLSSDKDTTTDVNRRAG encoded by the coding sequence GTGACTCAGATCCACCCTTCCGCAATCATTCATGCTTCGGCGGAGATTGGCGAGAACGTCACGATTGGCCCGTTCTGTGTCATCGAAGAAAATGTGAAGGTGGGAGATGGATGCCAGCTGAATTCCTTTGTCTCCATCAAGCAAGGCACCACGCTAGGTGCCAATAACAAAGTCCACGAACATGCTGTCATTGGTGGTCCTCCTCAGCACCTAAGAGCCGGAACCGATCTCGGCGACGTCATCATCGGTACGGGCAACGTCATCCGAGAGTTCACCACAATCCACCGCGGTTTGGCACCTGGCAAGAATACCGTGATCGGCGATAACAATCTGCTGATGGTCCAAGCCCATGTTGGCCACGACACGATCATCGGAAACAACACAATCATCACCAACAACGTGATGCTAGGTGGACACGTCGTCATCGAAGACCGCGCCTACGTCAGCGGCGCCGTTGCCGTGCACCAGTTCTGCCGCGTTGGCCGCAATGCCATGGTCGGCGGTCAGGCACACGTCGTTCAAGATGTGGCTCCTTATGTGACCGTCGATGGTTGCACGAGCTTGGTGGTGGGACTGAACATCATTGGCCTGAAGCGAAGCGGCTTCACGCCAGAGCAGGTCTCGGATTTGAAGCGAGCGTACCGCATCATCTTCCGATCGAACCTGACCAATCGCGAAGCCCTGCAGCGTGTTCGCCGCGAGTTCCCGCTGAGCCCTGCGTTGCATTTCGCCGAGTTCCTGGCCGAAAGCGAACGCGGCTTTATCCAGGCTCGCAGCCGAGGCCGCGGTGTGGATGTCAGCCGTCCGCAACTTCGCGTCCTTTCCAGCGACAAAGACACGACCACCGACGTGAACCGACGTGCAGGTTAG
- a CDS encoding vWA domain-containing protein has translation MPILPAAPLPASSSSGPQIETHDVAPRGLLRSAAHAAYNSIAFLTSFIFHFALVVFLAMFTLVGPSQPPQLLTVIEPDMTEDLEMFEIELDQSNEISTEMAEASMPVSEMGMGGLVAASLSAPVLQEQAIDPTETVDVQLSDIAMISKDTDSLIQEIPSGTIGSAQEVVSDYQEAMDQIAQELIWMLSKNKVLVIWLFDQSESMKDDQQIIRGRISRVYQEIGLTEEGQGDMLTTAITSYGQGFQLLTPAPTAVLSEIQSAIDKIQVDTSGEEMSCSAIMEALAQHKKYANIADRKIAMILVSDESGNPGDNQSQLENVIKTAQQMDCRLFVMGREAMFGYPHAHYQWRHPFDGEMHLLKIDRGPETAFVEQLQTDGYGKRWDAMTAGFGPYEQVRMAKETGGRFFMLPGQEDKIHRVTDRKFDPKTMDYFRPDLRPRAEQVAEIKGDPLKSLVTKVVYDLNPFQEDRANVLTIRHWYSRNPQEMANQVRKEQSEVIPYGRYLDEAIKVMEKNVELRDNSVSIRWQANFDLILGQLYAYRCRAYEYGVSSELFLKNPTPPNPDRAEYLEFRGWELRTRKELVAADKTQADADRAKQLLTFVTQEYQGTPWATRAAWEVKRGFGSTLVPYYFDVRRRKSDQKVPIPKL, from the coding sequence ATGCCAATTCTTCCAGCCGCTCCGCTTCCGGCCTCTTCGTCGTCGGGTCCTCAGATTGAAACGCACGATGTTGCACCGCGCGGGCTGCTGCGTTCTGCGGCACATGCTGCCTATAATTCGATCGCGTTTTTGACTTCGTTCATATTTCATTTTGCCCTGGTGGTTTTTCTGGCGATGTTCACACTCGTCGGCCCCTCTCAGCCGCCGCAATTGCTGACGGTGATCGAGCCGGACATGACCGAAGACCTGGAAATGTTTGAAATCGAACTCGATCAATCGAATGAGATTTCAACGGAAATGGCCGAGGCATCCATGCCTGTTTCCGAAATGGGAATGGGGGGCCTGGTCGCTGCGTCGTTGTCGGCCCCCGTGCTGCAGGAGCAAGCGATTGATCCCACGGAAACGGTCGATGTTCAACTGAGCGACATCGCCATGATCTCGAAAGACACCGATTCGCTCATTCAAGAGATCCCCTCGGGGACCATTGGCTCGGCTCAGGAAGTCGTTTCCGACTACCAGGAAGCGATGGACCAAATCGCCCAGGAGCTGATTTGGATGCTCTCGAAAAATAAGGTCTTAGTGATTTGGCTATTCGATCAGTCGGAAAGCATGAAGGATGACCAACAAATCATTCGCGGGCGAATTTCACGCGTGTACCAGGAGATCGGCCTGACCGAAGAAGGGCAGGGCGACATGCTGACGACCGCGATCACCAGCTATGGTCAAGGTTTCCAATTGTTGACGCCTGCACCAACTGCGGTGCTCAGCGAGATTCAAAGCGCGATCGACAAAATTCAGGTCGATACTTCCGGCGAAGAGATGAGTTGCTCTGCCATCATGGAAGCATTAGCCCAACACAAAAAGTACGCCAACATCGCCGATCGCAAGATCGCCATGATTTTGGTTTCCGACGAAAGTGGCAACCCGGGCGACAATCAGTCGCAGCTTGAAAACGTCATCAAGACGGCTCAGCAAATGGACTGTCGATTGTTCGTGATGGGCCGCGAGGCCATGTTCGGCTATCCCCATGCTCACTATCAGTGGCGGCATCCTTTCGATGGTGAAATGCATTTGCTGAAAATCGACCGAGGCCCGGAAACGGCTTTCGTCGAACAACTTCAGACCGACGGCTACGGCAAACGCTGGGATGCCATGACGGCTGGCTTTGGACCGTACGAACAAGTTCGCATGGCCAAGGAAACAGGCGGGCGGTTTTTCATGCTTCCGGGGCAGGAAGACAAAATTCACCGCGTGACCGATCGCAAGTTTGATCCGAAAACGATGGACTATTTCCGACCTGACTTACGACCCCGGGCCGAGCAGGTCGCCGAGATCAAAGGAGACCCGCTCAAGAGCCTGGTGACGAAGGTCGTGTATGACCTGAACCCCTTTCAAGAGGATCGGGCCAACGTCCTGACCATTCGCCACTGGTACAGCCGCAATCCGCAAGAGATGGCCAATCAGGTTCGCAAGGAGCAATCCGAGGTCATCCCCTACGGGCGATATCTCGACGAAGCGATTAAGGTCATGGAAAAGAACGTGGAGCTTCGCGACAACTCGGTCTCTATTCGCTGGCAAGCCAACTTCGACCTAATTCTCGGACAGCTTTATGCCTATCGCTGTCGCGCCTACGAGTATGGCGTGAGCAGCGAGCTGTTTCTGAAAAACCCCACGCCACCTAACCCCGATCGAGCAGAATACCTGGAGTTTCGCGGCTGGGAACTGCGGACACGGAAGGAACTGGTCGCCGCCGATAAAACGCAGGCCGATGCCGATCGTGCGAAGCAGTTGCTCACCTTTGTCACCCAAGAGTATCAGGGAACCCCATGGGCAACCCGAGCTGCCTGGGAAGTCAAGCGAGGCTTTGGCTCGACGCTGGTGCCGTATTACTTCGACGTCCGCCGCCGCAAGAGCGACCAAAAGGTGCCCATTCCTAAGCTTTAG
- a CDS encoding DUF1559 domain-containing protein, which produces MPLSQRVRSGFTLVELLVVIAIIGVLIALLLPAVQQAREAARRMQCSNNLKQLGLSFHNFHDTFGYLPPAALRNEYASFYPLIMPYLEQKNVVDQLDLELPMTSGDNDTFIKTDAASLSMLLCPSRRSGTQISELGAATDYCITGNRESTNECDRLDADDATPGRHYSALILAKGGTVDSGSRLTGWKSQTNFASITDGLSNTSVLGEKYVPTSNINKHANVGDGTLYYWHISDWKTWMIIRNTKFPLMRGPNITTGEYRKSLGSYHPGISQFLMADGSVRNVANNVNPEFTLLMADRRDGRVNNYDQ; this is translated from the coding sequence ATGCCATTATCTCAACGCGTTCGTTCTGGTTTTACGTTGGTCGAATTATTGGTCGTGATTGCGATCATCGGTGTTCTTATTGCTTTGCTTTTACCAGCGGTACAGCAAGCTCGTGAAGCCGCACGTCGAATGCAATGCAGCAACAATCTCAAGCAACTTGGACTATCGTTTCATAACTTCCACGACACCTTCGGTTATCTGCCGCCAGCCGCTTTGCGGAACGAATACGCGAGCTTCTATCCGCTGATCATGCCGTATCTAGAACAAAAGAATGTGGTCGATCAGTTGGATCTTGAACTGCCGATGACTTCGGGCGACAACGACACATTCATCAAGACAGATGCGGCCTCCTTGTCGATGCTCCTTTGTCCTAGCCGCCGTAGCGGGACTCAGATTTCCGAGCTTGGTGCCGCCACCGATTATTGCATTACCGGCAACCGTGAGAGCACGAATGAATGCGACCGGCTAGATGCCGATGATGCCACGCCGGGGCGGCACTATAGCGCGTTGATTCTGGCCAAGGGCGGTACCGTTGATAGTGGCAGTCGCCTAACCGGTTGGAAGTCTCAGACAAACTTCGCGAGCATCACCGACGGTCTGTCCAACACGTCGGTCCTCGGTGAAAAATATGTCCCCACAAGCAATATTAACAAGCATGCCAACGTGGGAGATGGAACGCTTTATTACTGGCACATAAGTGACTGGAAGACCTGGATGATTATCCGAAACACGAAGTTTCCTCTCATGCGTGGCCCTAATATCACTACCGGTGAGTACCGAAAGAGCTTGGGGAGTTATCATCCCGGCATCAGTCAGTTTCTGATGGCAGATGGAAGTGTTCGAAATGTCGCCAACAATGTGAATCCAGAATTTACACTGCTCATGGCCGATCGCCGCGATGGACGCGTGAATAACTACGACCAATAA
- a CDS encoding BLUF domain-containing protein, with protein MFALAYASYSTVDASELDLDGIATRASSKNAVLGITGYLCYDHGVFFQYLEGEDREVVWDLMEVIGQDSRHDIVNKVDLGEHDERVFPEWSMRYLNRSDLRRVDLENVLEHSIFHMDPKLYGQENIVALIKALVANISARQSQLKAV; from the coding sequence TTGTTTGCGCTTGCTTATGCTAGTTACAGTACCGTCGATGCCTCGGAACTTGATCTCGACGGGATTGCTACCCGTGCCTCGTCTAAGAACGCCGTCTTAGGTATTACGGGCTATTTGTGTTACGACCACGGCGTATTCTTTCAGTACCTGGAAGGGGAAGACCGGGAAGTCGTGTGGGACCTGATGGAGGTCATCGGGCAAGACAGCCGTCACGATATCGTCAACAAGGTCGACCTGGGCGAACACGACGAGCGGGTCTTTCCTGAGTGGAGCATGCGCTACCTGAACCGCAGCGACCTGCGACGTGTCGACCTTGAGAACGTGCTAGAGCACTCGATTTTCCACATGGACCCGAAGCTGTACGGCCAAGAGAATATCGTCGCGCTGATTAAGGCCTTGGTGGCGAATATCTCGGCACGGCAAAGCCAGCTGAAAGCGGTCTGA